A window from Streptomyces subrutilus encodes these proteins:
- a CDS encoding FAD-dependent monooxygenase yields MDHHTHATDVLIAGAGPVGLTAASELRRRGVRCRIVDRLPARLPYAKAVGVQPRTLELWDRNGLVRQALDAAVPMLGQLTYVNGVAQPRTDLVLPPEVPYGFAALPQYETERILETFLGRFGTGIERGTELVSFTQDAGGVTSLLRTPSGTREEVRSRYLVGCDGAHSTVRKGLGLDFGGGALPEAYMLADVEVDWDLPHGYGVRATHRDADGRTDDLLVCIPLPGRGRYRMSMLVPPGPSADGAAGGDETSGAAADDGVAHGPESGRAPALPDVQAALDRLAPRPATASALRWASVFRISHRIVDRYGRGRVFVAGDAAHIHPPTGAQGMNTGIQDAWNLAWKLALAVDGAAAPGLLDSYDAERRPIGREVVGRTLRHAAEGVQADPADPAVLMMREAQLLVSYRGSPIVGPPQGEDGAAGPRPGDRAPDCGGLTGPITAHPRRLFDLLRDREHVLVLYGAGPPTGGSDAVRAFEELARVAADRTGGRTTAFAVLAPDAPDDPGAALPVHRDAQGEFARLYAVDRPTAFVVRPDGHLAARLGPPTAQDLSAALAATFDGP; encoded by the coding sequence GTGGACCACCACACCCACGCGACGGACGTGCTGATCGCGGGGGCCGGCCCGGTGGGCCTCACCGCCGCCTCCGAACTGCGCCGGCGCGGCGTCCGCTGCCGGATCGTCGACCGCCTCCCGGCGCGGCTGCCGTACGCCAAGGCGGTGGGCGTCCAGCCGCGCACCCTGGAGCTGTGGGACCGCAACGGCCTGGTGCGCCAAGCCCTCGACGCGGCCGTCCCGATGCTCGGCCAGCTCACGTACGTCAACGGCGTCGCACAGCCCCGCACCGACCTCGTACTGCCGCCCGAGGTCCCCTACGGCTTCGCGGCGCTCCCGCAGTACGAGACCGAACGCATCCTGGAGACCTTCCTCGGGCGCTTCGGCACCGGCATCGAACGGGGCACCGAGCTCGTCTCGTTCACCCAGGACGCCGGCGGCGTGACCAGCCTCCTGCGCACCCCTTCGGGGACGCGGGAGGAGGTCCGCTCGCGCTACCTGGTCGGCTGCGACGGGGCGCACAGCACCGTCCGCAAGGGCCTGGGACTCGATTTCGGGGGCGGCGCCCTCCCCGAGGCGTACATGCTCGCCGACGTCGAGGTCGACTGGGACCTGCCGCACGGGTACGGCGTACGCGCCACGCACCGGGACGCCGACGGCAGGACCGACGACCTGCTGGTCTGCATCCCGCTGCCCGGGCGGGGCCGCTACCGCATGTCGATGCTGGTCCCGCCCGGGCCGTCAGCCGACGGCGCGGCGGGCGGCGACGAGACGTCCGGGGCCGCCGCCGACGACGGCGTGGCGCACGGCCCGGAGAGCGGCCGGGCCCCCGCGCTGCCCGACGTCCAGGCGGCCTTGGACCGGCTCGCCCCCCGGCCCGCCACGGCGTCCGCGCTCCGCTGGGCCTCCGTCTTCCGGATCAGCCACCGCATCGTGGACCGCTACGGCCGCGGCCGGGTGTTCGTCGCCGGGGACGCGGCGCACATCCATCCGCCCACGGGCGCCCAGGGCATGAACACCGGCATCCAGGACGCCTGGAACCTGGCGTGGAAACTGGCGCTCGCCGTCGACGGCGCCGCCGCCCCCGGCCTCCTCGACAGCTACGACGCCGAGCGGCGGCCGATCGGCCGGGAGGTCGTCGGCCGCACCCTGCGCCACGCCGCCGAGGGCGTGCAGGCCGACCCGGCGGACCCGGCCGTGCTCATGATGCGCGAGGCGCAACTGCTCGTCTCCTACCGGGGCAGCCCGATCGTCGGCCCGCCGCAGGGCGAGGACGGCGCCGCCGGCCCGCGCCCCGGCGACCGGGCACCGGACTGCGGCGGCCTCACCGGCCCGATCACCGCCCACCCCCGCCGGCTCTTCGACCTCCTCCGGGACCGCGAACACGTCCTGGTCCTCTACGGGGCCGGCCCGCCGACCGGCGGATCCGACGCCGTGCGCGCCTTCGAGGAGCTCGCCCGGGTGGCGGCCGACCGCACCGGGGGCCGGACCACCGCCTTCGCGGTGCTCGCCCCCGACGCCCCGGACGACCCCGGCGCGGCGCTGCCCGTGCACCGGGACGCCCAGGGCGAGTTCGCCCGCCTCTACGCCGTGGACCGGCCGACCGCGTTCGTGGTCCGCCCCGACGGACACCTGGCGGCCCGCCTCGGCCCGCCGACCGCGCAAGACCTCTCGGCCGCCCTGGCCGCCACCTTCGACGGGCCCTAG
- a CDS encoding agmatine deiminase family protein: MSASHGPGRSLLGRLFGSAEPSRDRADRAGRADRARAGEALWRVDRDDVPHARTWMSWPSRTSLWGSRRLAGVQEDIALIARTIARYEPVVLCAPDAGTAAAARARCGYGVTVTTAVPTDDLWMRDTAPVFRRDGRGGLDAVGLNFNGWGGKQTHSLDSDVAELVAADGGLPFSRADFVGEGGAVETDGDGTVLATESSLVNDNRNRGMSRAEIEDAVLDAYGADRMIWVPGVRGKDITDDHIDVTSRFVRPGVVLVQVPPAGRNDVWARDAREQFSLLSRATDAGGRRLEVIAVHGPDTVRSKDPQFVDSYLNFHVVNGAVITARFGDEARDAAARNTLSEAFPGRAVVQLDVDRLMGGGGGIHCSTMAEPLP; this comes from the coding sequence ATGAGCGCATCCCACGGCCCCGGCCGCTCCCTCCTCGGCCGGCTGTTCGGTTCCGCCGAGCCGTCCCGGGACCGGGCCGACCGCGCGGGCCGCGCCGACCGCGCACGTGCGGGCGAGGCGCTCTGGCGGGTGGACCGGGACGACGTGCCGCACGCCCGTACGTGGATGTCCTGGCCGTCCCGCACCTCCCTCTGGGGCAGCAGGCGGCTGGCCGGGGTCCAGGAGGACATCGCACTGATCGCCCGGACGATCGCGCGCTACGAGCCGGTGGTCCTGTGCGCACCGGACGCCGGGACGGCCGCGGCCGCGCGCGCCCGGTGCGGTTACGGGGTCACGGTGACCACGGCCGTCCCCACCGACGACCTCTGGATGCGCGACACCGCTCCGGTCTTCCGGCGAGACGGCCGCGGCGGGCTCGACGCCGTCGGCCTGAACTTCAACGGGTGGGGCGGCAAGCAGACCCACTCCCTCGACTCCGATGTCGCGGAGCTCGTCGCGGCCGACGGCGGCCTCCCGTTCAGCAGGGCGGACTTCGTCGGCGAGGGCGGTGCGGTCGAGACCGACGGCGACGGCACCGTGCTGGCCACGGAGAGCAGCCTCGTCAACGACAACCGCAACCGCGGCATGAGCCGCGCCGAGATCGAGGACGCCGTCCTCGACGCCTACGGTGCGGACCGGATGATCTGGGTACCGGGCGTGAGGGGCAAGGACATCACGGACGACCACATCGACGTGACCTCGCGGTTCGTCCGCCCGGGCGTCGTGCTGGTGCAGGTCCCGCCGGCCGGCCGCAACGACGTGTGGGCGCGGGACGCCCGGGAGCAGTTCTCGCTCCTCTCCCGCGCCACGGACGCCGGGGGACGGCGGCTGGAGGTCATTGCGGTGCACGGCCCCGACACGGTCCGGTCGAAGGACCCGCAGTTCGTCGACTCCTACCTCAACTTCCACGTGGTGAACGGAGCGGTCATCACGGCGCGGTTCGGCGACGAGGCGAGGGACGCGGCCGCCCGGAACACCCTGTCGGAGGCCTTCCCCGGCCGCGCCGTCGTCCAGCTCGACGTCGACCGGCTCATGGGCGGCGGTGGCGGGATCCACTGCTCCACGATGGCCGAGCCCCTCCCGTAG
- a CDS encoding FAD-dependent monooxygenase, with translation MRSPTVLISGASIAGPALAYWLNARGWRTTVVERFAELREDGQNIDVRGAGREVARRMGIEDAIRAASTGETGTEFVDATGAPLARFAAGTSDSGGATAELEILRGQLSRIIVDRTREDTEYLFGDRIVALDDSGGGTEDEGGVTVTFDRGATRTFDLVVIAEGLRSRTRSLVFPDTDAVRELDFYVAYLTIPRTDDDTDLWRWHSAGRGRSVTLRPDNLGTIRATLSFLSDVRGLDDLDRDDLVMVLRRTFADVGWAAPRVLAALDDAPLYFDAVGQARMPSWTSGRVALLGDAAYCSSPISGMSTSLALTGAYVLAGELAAHPYRTAFARYEEVMRPYVDQAQKLPPGAPRIANPRSRTGLAAMNTVLRIAGTPAAARLGGLASRWFTPPADAIDLPAYPLPPNPPA, from the coding sequence ATGCGCTCACCCACCGTCCTGATCTCCGGAGCGAGCATCGCCGGACCCGCCCTGGCCTACTGGCTCAACGCCCGGGGCTGGCGGACCACCGTCGTCGAGCGCTTCGCCGAACTCCGCGAGGACGGCCAGAACATCGACGTCCGCGGGGCCGGCCGCGAGGTCGCCCGCCGCATGGGCATCGAGGACGCCATCCGCGCCGCCTCGACCGGCGAGACCGGCACCGAGTTCGTCGACGCGACCGGAGCCCCCCTCGCCCGCTTCGCGGCCGGGACCTCCGACTCCGGCGGCGCCACCGCCGAGTTGGAGATCCTGCGCGGCCAGCTGTCCCGCATCATCGTCGACCGCACCCGCGAGGACACCGAGTACCTCTTCGGCGACCGGATCGTGGCCCTCGACGACAGCGGCGGCGGGACCGAGGACGAGGGCGGGGTCACGGTCACGTTCGACCGCGGCGCCACCCGCACCTTCGACCTGGTGGTCATCGCCGAGGGCCTGCGCTCCCGCACCCGGTCGCTGGTCTTCCCCGACACCGACGCCGTGCGCGAACTCGACTTCTACGTCGCCTACCTGACCATCCCCCGCACGGACGACGACACCGACCTGTGGCGCTGGCACAGCGCCGGCCGCGGCCGCAGCGTCACCCTGCGACCGGACAACCTCGGCACCATCCGGGCCACGCTCTCCTTCCTCTCCGACGTCCGGGGCCTCGACGACCTCGACCGCGACGACCTCGTCATGGTCCTGCGCCGCACCTTCGCCGACGTCGGCTGGGCTGCGCCCCGCGTGCTCGCCGCCCTCGACGACGCCCCGCTCTACTTCGACGCCGTCGGCCAGGCCCGCATGCCCTCGTGGACCAGCGGACGCGTGGCCCTGCTCGGGGACGCGGCCTACTGCTCCTCCCCGATCAGCGGCATGAGCACGAGCCTCGCCCTCACCGGCGCCTACGTCCTCGCCGGCGAGCTCGCCGCCCACCCGTACCGCACCGCGTTCGCCCGCTACGAGGAGGTGATGCGCCCGTACGTGGACCAGGCCCAGAAGCTCCCGCCCGGCGCCCCGCGCATCGCCAACCCGCGCAGCCGCACCGGGCTCGCCGCGATGAACACCGTTCTGAGGATCGCCGGCACCCCGGCCGCCGCCCGCCTGGGCGGCCTGGCGTCGAGGTGGTTCACCCCGCCCGCCGACGCGATCGACCTGCCGGCCTACCCGCTCCCGCCGAACCCTCCGGCCTGA
- a CDS encoding PHP domain-containing protein, whose translation MDPVAALDRIAFLLERAQAPTYRVRAFRTAAATLTRMGERETAERAAAGSLEAVRGIGPKTARVVREALAGKVPDYLQTLEDEAAALPEGPPTTPAAAALRAALRGDCHLHSDMSDGGSPVEAMGRAAASLGHAWAVLTDHSPHLTIARGLSPERLRGQLELVAELNATWAPFRLLTGIECDIMPDGSLDQEPELLERLDVVVGSVHSKLRMEAPAMTRRLLGAVRNPLMDVLGHCTGRLVTGRTRPESRFDAERVFAACAEAGTAVEINSRPERLDPPRRLLRLAVASGTFFAIDTDAHAPGQLDWQVLGCERAVECGVPTERVVNTWNADQLLTWTRTRRAP comes from the coding sequence ATGGACCCGGTGGCGGCACTGGACCGGATCGCCTTCCTGCTGGAGCGCGCCCAGGCGCCCACCTACCGGGTTCGGGCCTTCCGCACGGCTGCGGCCACCCTCACCCGAATGGGTGAGCGGGAGACGGCCGAACGGGCCGCGGCCGGCTCGCTGGAGGCCGTCAGGGGCATCGGGCCCAAGACGGCCCGGGTCGTGCGGGAGGCACTCGCCGGGAAGGTGCCGGACTATCTGCAGACGCTGGAGGACGAGGCCGCCGCCCTCCCCGAGGGCCCGCCGACCACCCCGGCCGCCGCCGCCCTGCGGGCTGCCCTGCGCGGCGACTGCCACCTGCACTCGGACATGTCCGACGGCGGCAGCCCGGTCGAGGCGATGGGTCGCGCGGCGGCCTCGCTCGGCCACGCGTGGGCGGTGCTCACCGACCACTCGCCGCACCTGACGATCGCCCGGGGCCTCTCCCCCGAGCGGCTGCGCGGTCAGCTGGAGCTGGTCGCGGAACTGAACGCGACGTGGGCCCCGTTCCGGCTGCTGACCGGCATCGAGTGCGACATCATGCCCGACGGCTCGCTGGACCAGGAGCCGGAACTGCTGGAGCGGCTCGACGTCGTCGTCGGCTCCGTCCACTCCAAGCTCCGGATGGAGGCTCCCGCGATGACCCGCCGGCTCCTCGGCGCGGTGCGCAACCCCCTGATGGACGTCCTGGGCCACTGCACGGGCCGTCTGGTGACCGGCCGCACCCGGCCCGAGTCGCGGTTCGACGCCGAGCGGGTCTTCGCAGCCTGCGCGGAGGCCGGGACCGCCGTGGAGATCAACAGCAGGCCCGAACGGCTGGACCCGCCCCGGCGGCTGCTGCGGCTCGCCGTGGCGTCCGGCACCTTCTTCGCCATCGACACCGACGCGCACGCCCCGGGCCAGCTCGACTGGCAGGTCCTGGGCTGCGAACGGGCCGTGGAGTGCGGTGTCCCGACCGAACGCGTCGTCAACACCTGGAACGCCGACCAGCTGCTGACCTGGACCCGGACCCGGCGCGCCCCGTGA
- a CDS encoding DUF7144 family membrane protein, with protein MAHQTATPSGAPTPRPARPGRGHDTPGWTGGGVVFAGVLLFVDGVLAVLNGIGAIANGDVYQGVGDYTFRFDLTSWGWIHLILGVILLCTGVGILGGHAWARYVGIAMAALSIIANFMWLPYQPLWAVVVIAIDLFVIWALADDRTGPAA; from the coding sequence ATGGCCCACCAGACCGCGACCCCGTCCGGGGCGCCGACGCCGCGTCCGGCCAGGCCCGGCAGGGGCCACGACACCCCCGGGTGGACGGGCGGCGGCGTCGTGTTCGCCGGCGTCCTGCTCTTCGTCGACGGCGTGCTCGCCGTGCTCAACGGCATCGGCGCCATCGCCAACGGCGACGTCTACCAGGGCGTCGGCGACTACACGTTCCGCTTCGACCTGACCTCCTGGGGCTGGATCCACCTGATCCTCGGGGTGATCCTGCTCTGCACCGGCGTCGGCATCCTCGGCGGACACGCGTGGGCGCGCTACGTCGGCATCGCGATGGCGGCGCTCAGCATCATCGCGAACTTCATGTGGCTGCCGTACCAGCCCCTCTGGGCCGTCGTCGTCATCGCGATCGACCTCTTCGTGATCTGGGCCCTGGCCGACGACCGGACCGGGCCCGCCGCGTGA
- a CDS encoding MarR family winged helix-turn-helix transcriptional regulator, with translation MTPEPTPTDPDQDFLRLDGQICFALNAAGRAFGGLYRVVLRDLGLTYPQYLVMLVLWEHGELPVKRIGQYLRLDSGTLSPLLKRLEAAGLVRRERSTADERSVHAHLTPQGVALRARAVEVPRRIAAATGFELAEIRDLQDRLGRLTAALDAAVPPEA, from the coding sequence ATGACCCCCGAGCCGACCCCCACCGACCCCGACCAGGACTTCCTCCGCCTGGACGGACAGATCTGCTTCGCCCTGAACGCGGCGGGCCGGGCCTTCGGCGGCCTCTACCGCGTCGTCCTGAGGGACCTGGGGCTCACCTATCCGCAGTACCTGGTGATGCTGGTGCTGTGGGAGCACGGCGAGCTGCCGGTCAAGCGGATCGGGCAGTACCTGCGGCTCGACTCGGGGACGCTCTCGCCGCTGCTCAAGCGGCTGGAGGCGGCCGGCCTCGTGCGCCGCGAGCGCAGCACCGCCGACGAGCGGTCGGTCCACGCCCACCTCACCCCTCAGGGCGTGGCGCTGCGCGCCCGCGCGGTGGAGGTCCCCCGCAGGATCGCCGCCGCCACGGGCTTCGAGCTCGCCGAGATACGGGACCTCCAGGACCGGCTGGGCCGCCTGACGGCGGCGCTCGACGCCGCCGTCCCCCCGGAGGCCTGA
- a CDS encoding FUSC family protein, translating into MRGLAALYLLRERDGRYDRHLALGMAAMVGVPVLAGAVAGRTDQAVVVSLGAWLASLAEPRATPAGRLRQLLFRSALLTGTTWVGPLVGDRLWAVLLASAVLCLLAPLAAFGVTPLIALVMATGPQPVAGTREHLLLFGAGTLWAAAILLVPFLGGPYGTPPPERPEPPPRAPGPCAELRRAVAVGDPRVRYAVRICVCFTATYAALTLLDVPHAGWALIGIATTLRPSWGATRTRIAKRLVGLVLGCALAVALLALTSGRPLAEAVALTVCAGIARPMRGWNYGFWPVFGTPVLLLLTDFTAHVVWSDVLQRLANNALGAGLAAVTVLYLWPARAERRIPERLQTLLETHARFLERVATVAQYGPAPARERRVRVAEQAAGELRAALDGLDRPHPDAAAALAAADRLRSAVTAYRPYETSGLPARELRRGAARLDTVAARLTGMELGTTGEAARRALEEARARVPERPLP; encoded by the coding sequence GTGCGCGGGCTGGCCGCGCTCTACCTCCTCCGGGAGCGCGACGGCCGCTACGACCGGCACCTCGCGCTGGGGATGGCCGCGATGGTCGGCGTCCCGGTGCTGGCCGGAGCGGTCGCCGGACGTACCGATCAGGCCGTGGTGGTCTCGCTCGGAGCCTGGCTCGCCTCCCTCGCCGAACCCCGCGCCACCCCGGCAGGCCGGCTGCGGCAGCTCCTCTTCCGGTCGGCCCTGCTCACCGGCACGACCTGGGTGGGGCCGCTCGTCGGCGACCGGCTCTGGGCCGTGCTCCTCGCCTCCGCCGTGCTGTGCCTGCTGGCGCCGCTGGCCGCGTTCGGCGTCACCCCGCTGATCGCGCTGGTCATGGCCACCGGACCGCAGCCGGTGGCGGGCACCCGCGAGCACTTGCTGCTCTTCGGGGCGGGCACGCTCTGGGCCGCCGCCATCCTGCTGGTCCCGTTCCTCGGCGGGCCCTACGGGACGCCGCCCCCGGAGCGGCCCGAGCCGCCTCCGCGCGCGCCCGGCCCGTGCGCGGAGCTGCGGCGCGCGGTGGCCGTCGGCGACCCCCGGGTGCGCTACGCCGTCCGCATCTGCGTCTGCTTCACCGCCACCTACGCGGCCCTGACCCTGCTGGACGTACCGCACGCCGGGTGGGCCCTGATCGGCATCGCCACCACGCTGCGGCCCAGCTGGGGCGCGACCCGGACCCGCATCGCCAAGCGGCTCGTCGGACTCGTGCTCGGCTGCGCGCTGGCCGTGGCCCTGCTGGCGCTGACCTCCGGACGGCCGCTCGCCGAGGCCGTCGCCCTCACGGTGTGCGCGGGCATCGCGCGGCCCATGCGGGGCTGGAACTACGGCTTCTGGCCCGTCTTCGGCACGCCCGTCCTCCTGCTGCTCACCGACTTCACCGCCCACGTGGTGTGGAGCGACGTCCTCCAGCGCCTGGCGAACAACGCGCTCGGCGCCGGGCTCGCCGCGGTGACCGTGCTGTACCTGTGGCCCGCCCGCGCGGAGCGCAGGATCCCCGAGCGGCTCCAGACGCTGCTGGAGACCCACGCCCGCTTCCTGGAGCGCGTCGCGACCGTCGCGCAGTACGGTCCGGCGCCGGCGCGGGAGCGGCGCGTGCGGGTGGCCGAGCAGGCGGCCGGAGAACTGCGGGCGGCGCTGGACGGCCTCGACCGGCCCCACCCGGACGCGGCGGCCGCGCTGGCCGCCGCGGACCGGCTCCGTTCGGCGGTGACCGCGTACCGCCCCTACGAGACCTCCGGCCTGCCCGCCCGCGAGCTGCGGCGGGGCGCGGCGCGGCTGGACACGGTGGCCGCGCGGCTCACCGGGATGGAGCTCGGCACGACGGGGGAGGCGGCGCGCCGGGCCTTGGAGGAGGCGCGGGCCCGGGTCCCGGAGCGGCCCCTGCCGTGA
- a CDS encoding organic hydroperoxide resistance protein: MDALYTAVATANGREGRAVSSDGQIDLALAMPPALGGNGQGTNPEQLFAAGYAACFASALGLVGRQAGADTSEASVTAEVSIGKDGPAFGLAVVLRVELPDSLAGETGARLVEQAHEVCPYSRATRGNISVELVIE, translated from the coding sequence ATGGACGCCCTGTACACCGCCGTGGCCACCGCCAACGGCCGCGAAGGCCGCGCCGTCAGCTCCGACGGACAGATCGACCTCGCCCTGGCCATGCCCCCGGCACTGGGCGGCAACGGCCAGGGCACCAACCCCGAGCAGCTCTTCGCCGCCGGCTACGCGGCCTGCTTCGCCAGCGCCCTCGGCCTCGTCGGCCGCCAGGCCGGGGCCGACACCAGCGAGGCCTCCGTCACCGCCGAGGTCTCGATCGGCAAGGACGGCCCGGCCTTCGGCCTGGCCGTCGTGCTGCGCGTCGAGCTCCCCGACTCCCTGGCCGGCGAGACCGGCGCCCGGCTGGTCGAGCAGGCCCACGAGGTCTGCCCCTACTCCCGCGCCACCCGCGGCAACATCTCCGTCGAGCTCGTGATCGAGTAG
- a CDS encoding DUF6204 family protein, whose protein sequence is MSSRTFRITVRGSFDGLTAAQRAELLAAAPEHDVLRASFTSEGHLTYDIAARPFFTFRFLDSGEAEEDVLDATARAELAAESWLADRGYGFKQLRSQAEDLSLAPLGKRQRQAAARGDAGR, encoded by the coding sequence ATGAGTTCCCGTACCTTCCGCATCACCGTCCGCGGTTCCTTCGACGGCCTGACCGCGGCCCAGCGCGCCGAGCTGCTCGCGGCGGCGCCCGAGCACGACGTGCTGCGGGCCTCCTTCACCTCCGAGGGGCACCTGACGTACGACATCGCGGCGCGCCCCTTCTTCACCTTCCGCTTCCTGGACTCCGGCGAGGCGGAGGAGGACGTCCTGGACGCGACGGCCCGCGCGGAGCTGGCGGCGGAGAGCTGGCTGGCCGACCGGGGGTACGGGTTCAAGCAGCTGAGGTCCCAGGCCGAGGACCTGTCGCTGGCCCCCCTGGGCAAGCGGCAGCGCCAGGCGGCCGCCCGCGGCGACGCGGGGCGCTGA